The following coding sequences lie in one Sorex araneus isolate mSorAra2 chromosome 4, mSorAra2.pri, whole genome shotgun sequence genomic window:
- the CCR4 gene encoding C-C chemokine receptor type 4, producing the protein MNPTERAETTVDYNAYYAYEGIPKPCTKEGIRAFGGLFLPPLYSLVFLFGLLGNATVVLVLLKYKRLKSMTDVYLLNLAVSDLLFVFSLPFWGYYAADQWVFGLGLCKIISWVYLLGFFGGIFFIVLMSIDRYLAIVHAVFSLRARTVTYGMVTSVATWSVAIVASLPNLLFSTSYAEGNHTFCRIKFAAQAAGWKVLSSLEINVLGLVVPMAVMLVCYSKIIRTLQQCKNEKKNKAIKMILAVVVLFLGFWTPYNVVLFLESLVELEVLQDCALEKHLDYALQATETLAFVHCCLNPVIYFFLGEKFRTYIIKFFKSCRGPLGLRQVCRLPQAYSDNNSFSNTQSTVDHDRYDAL; encoded by the coding sequence ATGAACCCCACCGAGCGAGCAGAAACCACCGTAGACTATAACGCCTATTATGCCTATGAGGGGATCCCCAAACCTTGCACCAAAGAAGGCATCAGGGCATTCGGGGGTCTCTTCCTGCCTCCCCTCTACTCCCTGGTCTTCCTGTTCGGTCTGCTGGGAAATGCGACCGTGGTGCTGGTCCTCCTGAAGTACAAGCGGCTCAAGTCCATGACGGACGTGTACCTTCTCAACCTGGCCGTGTCCGACCTGCTCTTtgtcttctccctccctttctgggGCTACTACGCGGCCGACCAGTGGGTGTTCGGGCTGGGGCTCTGCAAGATCATTTCCTGGGTATACTTGTTGGGCTTTTTTGGCGGCATCTTCTTCATCGTGCTCATGAGCATCGACCGCTACCTGGCCATCGTGCACGCCGTGTTCTCCTTGAGAGCGAGGACCGTGACCTATGGGATGGTCACGAGTGTGGCCACGTGGTCAGTGGCTATCGTGGCCTCCCTCCCGAACCTTTTATTCAGCACTTCTTACGCCGAGGGCAATCACACTTTCTGCAGAATCAAGTTCGCGGCCCAGGCCGCGGGGTGGAAGGTGCTGAGCTCCCTGGAGATCAATGTCCTGGGGCTGGTGGTGCCCATGGCGGTCATGCTGGTCTGCTACTCCAAGATCATCAGGACCCTGCAGCAGTGCAAGAACGAGAAGAAGAACAAGGCGATCAAGATGATCCTGGCTGTGGTGGTCCTCTTCCTGGGCTTCTGGACCCCCTACAACGTGGTGCTGTTCCTGGAGAGCCTCGTGGAGCTCGAGGTCCTCCAGGACTGTGCCTTGGAGAAACACCTGGACTACGCCCTCCAGGCCACGGAGACGCTGGCCTTCGTGCACTGCTGCCTGAACCCCGTCATCTACTTCTTCCTGGGGGAGAAATTCCGCACGTACATCATAAAGTTCTTCAAGAGCTGTAGGGGCCCCCTGGGGCTCCGCCAGGTCTGTCGGCTCCCCCAGGCGTATTCTGACAACAACAGCTTCTCCAACACGCAGTCCACTGTGGATCATGACCGTTATGATGCCCTGTAA